The segment GGCGACATTCCTTGCTCGCTCGGCGGCCCGATCGCGATTAAACTGGAATCCCCCTCCCGTTGTCCGCCTGCGCCCATCGGAACGCCCCCATGAAACGTCTTTTCCTGCTTGTCGCGCTGCTGGCGCTGGTCAGCCAAGCGTCGGCGGCCGAACTTCCCAACATCGTCATTTTGTACGCCGACGATATGGGGTACGGCGACCTCGGCGCCGATAATCCAAAGTCGAAGATCCCTACCCCCAATCTCGATCGCCTGGCGAGCGAAGGGATGTGTTTCACCGACGCTCACAGCTCGTCCGGCATCTGCACCCCCAGCCGTTATGCGCTGCTGACCGGTCGCTTTCACTGGCGCAAGTTTCACGGCATCGTCAACGCGTTCGACGGGCCGGTCCTCGATGACGAGCTGACCATTCCCGAGCTGCTGAAAGAGAAGGGGTATCGCACCGCTTGTATCGGCAAGTGGCATCTCGGTTGGAACTGGGACGACATTCGCAAGCCGGAGGTGAAGCCTGAAAAGGATCAACGAGGGCGCACCTTCTATCCGCCGGCGGCCTTCGATTGGTCGAAGTCGATCAGCGGTGGACCTCTCTCCCATGGGTTCGACTATTACTTTGGCGACGACGTCCCGAACTTTCCTCCGTACTCCTGGTTTGAAAACGATCGGGTCATTACCGAACCGACGGAGCCGCTGCAGATCACGCCGGAAACCGCCGAAGGAAGTTGGGAAGCGCGACCCGGCCCGATGACCAAGGGTTGGGATTTTTACGCGGTCGTTCCGCGCCTGACCGAGCGAACGGTCGATTGGATCGGCGAGCAAAAGGGGAAGGAGGGGCCGTTCTTCCTTTATGTGCCGTTCAACTCACCGCACGCGCCGATCGTGCCGACCGAAGAGTTTCGAGGCAAATCGCAAGCAGGCGGGTTCGGCGACTATGTAGTGCAAACTGACGACAACGCCGGCCGCATCTTGAAGGCGCTCGACGACAACGGTTTCGGCGAAAACACGCTCGTGATCTTCAGCGCCGACAACGGCGCCGAACATTACGCCTACGAGCGCGTGCGGAAGTTCGACCACTGGAGCTCGGCGCCGTTTCGCGGCGTGAAACGCGATCTCTACGAAGGGGGACATCATGTCCCGATGATCGTGAAATGGCCAGGCCATGTCCCGGCCGGCACGGTCAACGACACGCTGATCAGCCAGGTCGACGTGATGGGAAGCGTCGCCTCGATTGTCGGTTTGTCGCTGCCGGCCAACGCCGCCGCAGATAGCTACGACATGTCGAAGGTCTGGACCGAAAACGGGAAAGGCCCACGGCAGAGCATCGTTCACAACACGATGGCCGGCAAGTTTGCGATTCGGGATGGAGACTGGTTGTTGGTCGCCGCCAAGACCGGTGCCCATAGCAAAGTCCCAGCCTGGTTCGACAAAGAGAGGGGCTATCTCGAAGATGATGCGGACGGCGAACTATATAACCTCAAACTTGACGTCGCGCAAAAGCACAATCTTTACGCCGATCATCCCGAGAAGGTGAAAGAGCTGACCGCGCTGATGAAGCGAACCCAAGCGAAAGGGCAAGTGCGGCAATAGCGAGATCATGTTTGCCGCAGCTTCCTTGTTCTCCGTGTGCCCTCATTAACCCCCACCATGAAAATGCCCCAAAGAATTCTCTCCCTCTCCATTGCGCTGACGCTTGTCGTCTGTTCGCAAGCAGCGTTGCTCGCTCAGTCGGCCGACGCCACCAAATCAATTGATGCTGCGGTCCAGCCGTATGTTGATCGTCAGGAATTAGCCGGCGCCGTAATGTTGGTCGCTGACCAGGAAAAGACGCTCAGCCTCTCGGCGGTCGGTTTCGCCGACATCGCTTCGCAAACGCCGATGAAGGACGATTCGATCTTTTGGATCGCCTCGCAGTCGAAGCCGATCACCGCCGCCGCACTGATGATGTTGGTCGACGAAGGGAAAGTGAAGGTCGACGATCCGGTCGAAAAATACCTGCCGGAGTTTCAAGGTCAGATGGTCGTCGCCGAAAAGGATGGCGAGCATGTCCTGCTCAAGAAGCCGGTTCATCCGATCACTGTCAAAAACATTCTGTCCCACACCAGCGGGCTGCCGTTCGCTTCGCGAATCGAACAGCCGACGCTCGATCGCTTGCCGCTGGCCGATCGGGTTCGCAGTTATGCGATGACGCCGCTCGAGTTTGAGCCTGACTCGAAGTACCAATACAGCAACGCCGGCATCAACACGGCAGGGCGGATTATCGAAGTCGTCACCGGCAAGAGTTTCGAAGCGTTTCTCGACGAGCGACTCTTCCAGCCGCTCGGGATGACCGACGCGACCTTCTGGCCGAGCGAAGAGCAAGTCGCCAGAATCGCGAAAAGCTACAAGCCAGGACCCGGCGGCAGCGGTCTCGAAGAAACGACGATCAGCCAATTGCACTACCCCTTGAGCGACAAAGCGGAGCGATATCCGATGCCGGCCGGCGGACTGTTCGCGAAAGCATCCGACATCGCGCGGTTCTATCAGATGTTGGCCAATGAGGGGGAATTAGACGGCAAGCGGTATCTCTCCAAAGAGGCGGTCGCCATGATGACCAGTCGCCAGACTCCGGAGGAATTGCCGACCGGCTATGGTTTTGGCCTCTCGGTCGGCGGCGATCAGTTTGGGCATGGGGGCGCTTATTCGACCAATTCGTATTACAACAAGAAGCAGGGCTTGGTCTTCGTCTGGCTCGTCCAGCATGCCGGTTTTCCCGGCAAAGGGGGAGACGCCCAAGGGGCGTTCCGCAACGAAGCGAGCAAGCAGTTTTCGAAATAGTAGCCCGCAGCGCAAGCGCGGGGGAAAACGCTCGCAAATTGAGCGTAACGATCGAAGGAAGAATAGAGCGTGACGACTGATAGATCGAGCGGCGAAATCCTCAACCTCCGTAACTACGTCTGCATCGGCCTCTTGGCCTACGGCGCCTACCGCGCCTTCGAAGGCTTTCAAGCGACCGACGGGCCAATGCGGCAGCAAGCGTTCGGAGTGGCGGGGATCATGGTGGTGACCAGCGCCATCCTGTTTGCCGTTTGGACGCGGCGTGGCTCCCGCAAGCAGGAATCTGCACCCGAGGAACCGACTGCTGACGCCGCGGACAAAACGAGCGAAGGCGAAGAGAAGTGATGACCGCGGTTTATTTCGTCAAAGGCGATTTGCTCGATCAACCGGTCGAAGCGATCGTGAACGCCTGGAACCGAAATATCATTCCGTGGTGGCTCCTCTTGCCGCAGGGGGTATCGGGGGCGATCAAGCGTCGCGGCGGCCTGGCGCCGTTTCGCGAAGTGGGGCGTCGCGGGCCGATTCCGCTCGGCGGCGCCGTCCTCACCTCGGCTGGCAAGTTGCCGTTTCGCGGCATTATTCATGTCGCCGGAATCAACATGTTTTGGCGGTCGTCGGAGGTTTCGATTCGCAATTCCGTCGATAACGCCTTGCAGATCGCGACCGACGAGAACTTCGCTTCGATCGCGTTTCCGCTCATCGGCGCCGGATCAGGCGGATACCGCGCCGACCGCGTGCAAGAGCTCATGGTCGACCAGATGCAGCAGCGCGATTGGTCGATTCCCATTACGATTGTTGAGTACCAGAAATCGCCGCCCAGTACGGCAAACTAGAACCATTCCCCGGAGCCATCCTCATGTCGCTTCGTTCGCTCGTCTTCGTTGCAATTCTCGCTTGCGCTTCAGTCTCGCTGGCCGATCGACCGCACGTTTATCTGTTGTCAGGACAATCGAACATGCAGGGAAGCGGCCGCGTCGCCGATATTCCCGAGAGCGTGCCGCGTGAAATCCCCAACGCTTATCTGTGGAACGGCAAAACGTTCGAGCCGATGGTGCTGGGACAGACCAAGCTGGGCGCCAACCCCAATACCTTCGGTCCAGAGGTTGGCTTCGCCTTGAAGGGAGCGACCGCCGAGCATCCGGTTTACTTGATCAAGTATTTCGCCAGCGGCATGCCGTTGTATCACGGCTGGAACGGCGGGAAGTGGGAAGGGACCGAGCCTGGTCCAAAACGCCGGAACTTTTATCCGGGGCTGACGCCGGACGATCCGAACGTCGGCGCCCTCTATCAGCAGATGCTGTCGATGTACAAGAAAGGACTCGCCGAACTTGCCGCTCAGGGAGAAGAGCCGCAGGTCGAAGGTTTTCTCTGGATGCAAGGCGAGATGGACGCCAAGGGAGAAGAGTCGGCGATCAGCTACGCCGCCAACCTGAAACGACTCCGCGATCGCCTGGCGGCTGATTTGAAACTCGACGCCGAGTTGCCAATGGTCTACGGTCAGGTCTTGCCACATGAGCCGGCCGCGCCGCGGTTCACCCATCGAACCGAAACCCGTCAGCAAATGGCCGATGCAGACGCCGACTCCGGCAAACCGGAAGCGATTCCCAACGCCAAGATGGTCTCGACCGACGGTTTTGAAGTGCTGGCCGACACGGTTCACTATAGCGCCAAAGGCCAGCTCCAACTCGGCGAAGCGATGGCTGCCGCGATGCAGAAGCTGACGCAGAAGGGGCGATAGCCTGCACATTGCTTGCTGAAAATCAACAACTGCTTTTCTGGCGAGACGGTTCTTAGGGGAGTCTTTTTCGGGTGCGCGAATCGTTGAAGCCGTTGGTAGCGTTGGTGCTGATGATCTCGTTGGTGCTGGCAAGCGTCGCGTGGTACGTCTATGGAAACGATCCTCCCACACCGACGTTGTGGCTGATGTGGATCGGGACCCCGTTGCTGTCGATCGTTTGCTGCGTGGCGCTACTCTTGCCGGATCGTCGCCAGAATCTTGCGGAAGATTTCCTGACCGAGTTGCATGGCGAATTCTTAAACCGAAACGGATTCTGTTTCAGCGTTGGTCCGGCCGCCGAGGCAGGTCTCTGTTACATCTACGTTTTCTATCAGAATCAATTCGCCAATCGATCGATTGGTCGTGTTGCAATTCGTCCAGCGCGGGGCTTTTGGATGACGCGTCCCGACTTTCCCACGATCTGCGTCGATGTGGCGATGGAACCGGGCGAGTATGGCTGGGTCCGCATGCCGATGCCGGTTCCCACGTCGCTGCAAGGCAAACAGCAAGCGTTCGAGGTAGGGGCGGCGGTTAGTTATCCCGAAGGCAAGGGAATACAGCTTCGCTTTGCCGAAGGAATCTTATTGCGAACCAACTCAGAGTTTAACGACGCGTTTCAGACCGCCTTAGTCGTCGCGGCGAATCTTACCGGACAGTTTATGGCATTCAAGCCGACGATGATTAAGCTGCAGTTGCCGACCGGCGTCGCCAGCGAACTCACCGGCGAAATTCGCCACGATCGCCAAACGATTTGGACCTATTCAGCGCCGGCCATTTAACGGCGCTGATCCGAGGTTCATGGGATGCGTTGACGCGAATCGCCGATGATTCGCCCAGTTGCTGGCGACGCAGGTTGATTTGCGATGACCGCCAACGGAACGAACTGTTTCTCCGGCTACCGCGCTGGTCGCATTCCTCCCGATCAACCTCTCGTCAGGATCGTACCCGCTACCCAATTGGGGTTGGTTTGTTCGGCCAAATGATCTTTCGAAGGCGAAGAAAAGAGAGCTACTTCGCATGGCTGTTCATTTATGAAAGTGATTTTTCCCAATTCGTTCTCGCCGTCGATTAGAAACTGTGAATCAAGGGGCGGCCTGAATATAGTGGAAGAGTGAAAACCCCACGCTGATTTTGCCCCCTGATGCTTATGTCCGCCGATCTACTTTTCTCCGCCGATGCGCCGCCCACTTCCGCTTACTTGATGACCTGGACCACGCAAGGGACTTGGTTCTTTAGCGATCAAGTCCAAAGCAATCTCACGTTGTCGTCGCGCCGAGCGGCGTCGATCTCGCTCTCGATTGCGCAGCGTGAACTCGTCGAACAGGCGATCGCCGACTGTTGCCAACAAAACGGCTGGAGCCTGGTCGCCGCCAACTGCCGCTCGAATCATGTCCACGCGATGGTGAGCGCAACGATCGATCCGCAAGAGATCCTCCGAGCGCTGAAAGAAGCCGCCGCGTTGCAACTTAATCAAGCCGCTGCGCCGCGTGAGTCATGGTGGGAAAAAGGAGGCAACGTCCGCTCCCTGAACAACGACATCGGCATCCAGGCCGCGATGTTCTACATCCGCGTGATTTTGCAGCGGATGTAAGTCGGGCGAAGAATTGTTTTCGGGTGGCCCGGGCAGTTCGTTAGAACTGGCTGGGTTGCGCAGCAACACGATGCTGCGCCATGCGGCCGCAAAGAGAGCGGGCGTTGGCCACGATAAATAGACTTCCTGCCGGATGGCGCTGTATCTTGTCGCTAAAGCGACCCAACCAGTCTTTGCAAGACTGGTCGGGCCACCCGAGTGATTTTCATCCGGCGTTTAGCCATTCTTCCGCGCCGCCCAGGTCCAGTGGCGATCGCTGGTCGCAGTAACCGTGGCGGGATCAAAGCCGAGCGGCTCGACCAGCTCGCGCACTTCGTCGAGCGTCAGCGCCGCACGCAGCGAATCGCCAAACAGCCGGCGTTCATGGTCATCTACGCCGCCGTACGTTTCGACCAGATGGGCAAGCTCTTCTTCGCTATCGGGGCGAAGGAGATCGCGGATGAAGATCATACCGCTAGGACGCGTAACGCGGATGATCTCACGGAGGGTCGGCAGCGGATCTTCGAGGTGATGAATGATGCTGTTCGAGATCACCAGGTCGAACATCTCCGAATCGAATCCGTTATCGGCCGCGTTGGCTTGGGCGAGTTGAATTCGTTCGAGCATGCTGTCGATGTCGATGTTCGCCTTGGCGATGTTCAGCATCGAGGTCGACATGTCGATCGCCATCACGCGCGCGGAGGGCAACTTTTGGCAGAGCGCGATCGGAATCAGCGCGGTCCCGGTCCCCACGTCGAAGACGTCGAGATAAGAACCATAGTCGGAGGAAGGATCGAGCGAGAACGCTTCGCAGAGATCTGCGACGAACTTCGCATTGACCGCCGAGTGATCCATCGCATCGTAGACGGCCGCTTCCTGAGGGTCGTCCATCACCTCGTCTTCCAGGATGCGAATGATCATGTCGTCTCCTCCCAATCTTCCAAGCTTTCGGTCGGCGGGCCCTCTTCGAGTCGGCAATAGTGGAACAACACCAACACGCCGGCCGCGCACAAATAGGCGGCCAACATGTAGATCGGCGTTTGTCCCGCTGCGGTATCGGGCATCGGATGCCAGACCCATTGGCCCAAAGCTCCATCGTACCAGAACGGCAGGAAGACCGGGCTGCCGGGAAGCGGCGAATGAATCACGCCAAAGAGGGAGAAGAGCCCGCACAGTGCGAAGAAGCCGGCGGCGGTCAGCAACTTGCGATCGATGATCATCGCCAGCGCCGACGCCCACAACAAACTGGTCAGGATGAATCCGCCCGAGAGCATGCGGAGCGTTTGCAGTTTCACCCCCAAAGGACCAAAGAAGTTCCCCTGCGAGATCGACTGGATCGATTCGGCGGACGCTTTCAACTTGTCGAGCCCTTCGGTGTCGGCCGGCAGCGCATCGATCGCCGCAGTGAGCTGCGCGGCTTGACCCATGTATTGTCCTTGCGCGTCATCGACAAAGACGAGCACCAATGCCGCCAGCGCTGGCACGCAGGCAAGCGACACGGCGGCGTAATGCTTCTTCTTGGTCGCCAGGAAACTTTGCGCGGTGATCTCCAAGCCGATGAAGACGAGGATCGGAAAGACGGTCGACTTCGGCACGAGCCAATAGAGATAGCCGAAGTAACCAATGGTTCCCGCGCCGCCGACGAACAGCGCCGTCGCCAGCACATACGCGGAACGGCCTCCCATCGCTTTGTACGCGGGGTGGCCGATGTATGGAGTCGTTTGAATCACGCCGCCGCACAGGCCCGCGACCAGCGTGGCGATCGCTTCGACCAGAATGATCCGATCGGTATCGTATTCGTCGCCGACGGCCGCAGCGCTTTCGACGCAGTCGATCCCGCCGATCACCGTACCCAGCGCGAATGGAATCACGACCGGCAGATAGTTGAGCGCGTCTCCCATTTGCGCGACCCAGCCAAAACGGAAGACCGCCAACCAATCGGTCGGCAGCAGACCTTCGTGCGGATTGAACGGCATCGGTTCTTTGTCGGCGCCGAGGATGCCAAACGCGTCCATCACGTAGTAGATGAACCCAGCGATCAACAGTGCGGCGAGAGCGCCGGGGATTTGTTTCGGCAAACCGATTCGCGCGACGAGCGTGGTCAAGATGATCGCCAGCGCGGTCATCCCGACGACCGGATAATGAAGCGACTCAACGAACGGGAGGAAGCTGATCAGTACTAGCGCCACCGCGGCTAGCGATCCTAGCAAGCCGGCGCGGGGGAGGAACTTTCGGATCCAACCTGATCCGAAAGCGCACGCAACTTTGAAGAGACCGCTAATGACGATCGAGCAAATCCCAATATGCCACGTATAAACAGCAGCCTCTGTTTCATTCAGTTGTAAAATGTGCTGAGCGTGGTTAAAGGCTGGTCCCAGCACAAAGAAAACCATGCCGAACGTGCTGGGCGTGTCGAGCCCTAAAGGCATAGCAGTAACGTCGTTGCGCCCGGTTCTGCGGGCCAGAGCCAGGGCCATAAAGAAGAAGGCCAGGTCGCCGACAAACACTCCAATCGCGGTTCCCGGAGCCATATGCCGGATCGCGAAGTTTGTAGGAAAGTTAAAAACCGTTGCTAGCAGACCAATCGTTAAAAGCAGATCGGCGATGTTATCTAACATCAAGCCAAAGAAGGCGTTAACGTCGCCAGCAGCGGCCCAGTGAGGAGTCTTTTTCGTCATTTTGGCTGCCGTGGCACGGTGTTTGCGATTAGGTTCGATCGTGAGTTTAGGAGGCTAGTCGCACGCTGTCAAATCGGCGGATTTTGCTCCCTTCGAGCGTTTGACCGGAACATTCATGGTAGGATGGCCGGCAAACTGATCCGACGACAAGCGGGCGACGATCCAGGAGGACTTCTGTGAAGAGCAGAAGAAATCCGGGCCTTTTTGGAATGGATGTCGAACCGTCGCCCACTTGCCGCGTAAGTAATCATGACAGCCACACTTGAAATGACGCAGAGCGCTTCGGAGTTTACCTACCTCGAACCGATGTCCGATGAAGATTTGATTCTCGGATATCGGGAAAGTGGGGATCGTGAGCTTTTTGAATGCCTCGTCAATCGCTACGAGCGGGAGTTGTTCAACTACCTGCGACGCTATCTGAATGACGCAGAAATGGCGGAAGACGCCTTTCAGGCCACTTTTTTACAAGTGCACCTGAAATGCGAATCGTTCGAGGAAGGACGACGATTCCGCCCCTGGCTTTACACGATCGCCACCAACCAGGCGATCGACGCCCAGCGTCGTTCTAAGCGGCATCGCATGGTCAGCTTGGATCGCACCGGCCGGGAAGACGCTGATGAGATCGGGGGTCTGGTAGACCTGCTGGTCAGCGGCGAACCGGCTCCGGCCGCCCAGATTGATGACGCAGAGCGCCAAGCGTACATGCAAGAGGCGGTCAAGCAACTGCCGGAATCGTTGCAGGAAGTCGTGATCCTGGTTTACTATCAGGGTCTGAAATACCGCGAAGCGGCCGACATCCTGGGAATTCCGGTCGGAACTGTCAAAAGCCGACTGCATTCCGCGGTGATCAAGCTGACCGAAGCTTGGAACCGCACTTACGCCAACGACGACTACAATGCGTGACAATCTCTTAGGTTATTTGCTTAACGCCCTCGATGAGGACGAAGCGCGCGACGTCGAAGTCCAGGCCGAGCGCACCCCGGAAATTCAAAACGAACTACTGCGGCTACGTTCTCACGTCACCCTACTGGAAGACTCTTGGGTCGATATCGCTCCGCCCGCCGGATTAGCCGCGCGGGCTTGTGCGTTTCTTGACGCACCGATCGGTCGGCAATCTTCCTCTTCGCCGGAGGCGGCTGACGCTCTGGTCGATGAGAAGCCAGTTCCGCGTCGCAGCCGCGCCTTCGCCGCGATGACCAGCGATTCGTCCCGGTTTACGATGGCTGACCTGTTGGTCGCCGCCGGCGCTTGCGTCGCCGCCGCGGTCATTTTCTTCCCCGCCTTGGCGAGCAGCCGGATGTTGGCGTCGCGCCTGCAGTGCGAAAACAATCTGCACCAGGTCGGGATGGCGCTGCACGACTTCGCCTACCAAAACAAACAGCAAGCCTATCCCGCGATCGAT is part of the Blastopirellula sediminis genome and harbors:
- a CDS encoding class I SAM-dependent methyltransferase, which translates into the protein MIIRILEDEVMDDPQEAAVYDAMDHSAVNAKFVADLCEAFSLDPSSDYGSYLDVFDVGTGTALIPIALCQKLPSARVMAIDMSTSMLNIAKANIDIDSMLERIQLAQANAADNGFDSEMFDLVISNSIIHHLEDPLPTLREIIRVTRPSGMIFIRDLLRPDSEEELAHLVETYGGVDDHERRLFGDSLRAALTLDEVRELVEPLGFDPATVTATSDRHWTWAARKNG
- a CDS encoding macro domain-containing protein; protein product: MTAVYFVKGDLLDQPVEAIVNAWNRNIIPWWLLLPQGVSGAIKRRGGLAPFREVGRRGPIPLGGAVLTSAGKLPFRGIIHVAGINMFWRSSEVSIRNSVDNALQIATDENFASIAFPLIGAGSGGYRADRVQELMVDQMQQRDWSIPITIVEYQKSPPSTAN
- a CDS encoding sialate O-acetylesterase, with product MSLRSLVFVAILACASVSLADRPHVYLLSGQSNMQGSGRVADIPESVPREIPNAYLWNGKTFEPMVLGQTKLGANPNTFGPEVGFALKGATAEHPVYLIKYFASGMPLYHGWNGGKWEGTEPGPKRRNFYPGLTPDDPNVGALYQQMLSMYKKGLAELAAQGEEPQVEGFLWMQGEMDAKGEESAISYAANLKRLRDRLAADLKLDAELPMVYGQVLPHEPAAPRFTHRTETRQQMADADADSGKPEAIPNAKMVSTDGFEVLADTVHYSAKGQLQLGEAMAAAMQKLTQKGR
- a CDS encoding transposase, producing the protein MSADLLFSADAPPTSAYLMTWTTQGTWFFSDQVQSNLTLSSRRAASISLSIAQRELVEQAIADCCQQNGWSLVAANCRSNHVHAMVSATIDPQEILRALKEAAALQLNQAAAPRESWWEKGGNVRSLNNDIGIQAAMFYIRVILQRM
- a CDS encoding RNA polymerase sigma factor, encoding MTATLEMTQSASEFTYLEPMSDEDLILGYRESGDRELFECLVNRYERELFNYLRRYLNDAEMAEDAFQATFLQVHLKCESFEEGRRFRPWLYTIATNQAIDAQRRSKRHRMVSLDRTGREDADEIGGLVDLLVSGEPAPAAQIDDAERQAYMQEAVKQLPESLQEVVILVYYQGLKYREAADILGIPVGTVKSRLHSAVIKLTEAWNRTYANDDYNA
- a CDS encoding sulfatase family protein, with protein sequence MKRLFLLVALLALVSQASAAELPNIVILYADDMGYGDLGADNPKSKIPTPNLDRLASEGMCFTDAHSSSGICTPSRYALLTGRFHWRKFHGIVNAFDGPVLDDELTIPELLKEKGYRTACIGKWHLGWNWDDIRKPEVKPEKDQRGRTFYPPAAFDWSKSISGGPLSHGFDYYFGDDVPNFPPYSWFENDRVITEPTEPLQITPETAEGSWEARPGPMTKGWDFYAVVPRLTERTVDWIGEQKGKEGPFFLYVPFNSPHAPIVPTEEFRGKSQAGGFGDYVVQTDDNAGRILKALDDNGFGENTLVIFSADNGAEHYAYERVRKFDHWSSAPFRGVKRDLYEGGHHVPMIVKWPGHVPAGTVNDTLISQVDVMGSVASIVGLSLPANAAADSYDMSKVWTENGKGPRQSIVHNTMAGKFAIRDGDWLLVAAKTGAHSKVPAWFDKERGYLEDDADGELYNLKLDVAQKHNLYADHPEKVKELTALMKRTQAKGQVRQ
- a CDS encoding permease; the encoded protein is MTKKTPHWAAAGDVNAFFGLMLDNIADLLLTIGLLATVFNFPTNFAIRHMAPGTAIGVFVGDLAFFFMALALARRTGRNDVTAMPLGLDTPSTFGMVFFVLGPAFNHAQHILQLNETEAAVYTWHIGICSIVISGLFKVACAFGSGWIRKFLPRAGLLGSLAAVALVLISFLPFVESLHYPVVGMTALAIILTTLVARIGLPKQIPGALAALLIAGFIYYVMDAFGILGADKEPMPFNPHEGLLPTDWLAVFRFGWVAQMGDALNYLPVVIPFALGTVIGGIDCVESAAAVGDEYDTDRIILVEAIATLVAGLCGGVIQTTPYIGHPAYKAMGGRSAYVLATALFVGGAGTIGYFGYLYWLVPKSTVFPILVFIGLEITAQSFLATKKKHYAAVSLACVPALAALVLVFVDDAQGQYMGQAAQLTAAIDALPADTEGLDKLKASAESIQSISQGNFFGPLGVKLQTLRMLSGGFILTSLLWASALAMIIDRKLLTAAGFFALCGLFSLFGVIHSPLPGSPVFLPFWYDGALGQWVWHPMPDTAAGQTPIYMLAAYLCAAGVLVLFHYCRLEEGPPTESLEDWEETT
- a CDS encoding serine hydrolase domain-containing protein, with translation MPQRILSLSIALTLVVCSQAALLAQSADATKSIDAAVQPYVDRQELAGAVMLVADQEKTLSLSAVGFADIASQTPMKDDSIFWIASQSKPITAAALMMLVDEGKVKVDDPVEKYLPEFQGQMVVAEKDGEHVLLKKPVHPITVKNILSHTSGLPFASRIEQPTLDRLPLADRVRSYAMTPLEFEPDSKYQYSNAGINTAGRIIEVVTGKSFEAFLDERLFQPLGMTDATFWPSEEQVARIAKSYKPGPGGSGLEETTISQLHYPLSDKAERYPMPAGGLFAKASDIARFYQMLANEGELDGKRYLSKEAVAMMTSRQTPEELPTGYGFGLSVGGDQFGHGGAYSTNSYYNKKQGLVFVWLVQHAGFPGKGGDAQGAFRNEASKQFSK